AAGATGACTTACTAGGTCcaattttttgggggggggcgggggagagggggaaatcTCCACTAGCAGTCTGGTCACTTAGAATGCAGGACTAGTAAGCATTTCTCAGTCACCACAGTTACTACTTTTAAACTGCATGCTTCTTGTAAGTTTCATCTTTTGGTTTGTAGCTGCTGCAAGTGGGTTTCATAAACTCTTGGCACATTTTTGCACGTTTCTGTGTTCTTCATTGTGCTGACCAGGAAGTGCTTGGAGAGCTGCCTGGGCAGTTCCTGATTCTGACTGAGTGACCTGTCAGCTCTAAGGTTGAGTGTTTATatagaaatgaatttatttttaccttttaagTACTTTGCAGGGAGTATAGAAGCAGTATGGAACTACTGCAATCTAAAAGTCTATCTTATGCTTTGGCTTGTGTGTTCACTTCACTTTAAATAACTTCCTCCTCCCTTATGTTTAGGAAGTGCAGAAGTTGAATCAGCAGCTagaggagaaaaacacagagatAGAGAAGATGATAAATCAGCCTCCAtatgaaaaggagagagaaatctTACGACTTCAGAAGAGCTTGGCAGAGCGAGAGAAGGCTCAGGCCACCAGCGATGTTCTGTGCCGGTCACTCACTGATGAAACTCACCAACTTCAACGCAAATTAGCATCCACAGCAGAAATGTGCCAACATCTGGCAAAATGTTtagaagagaagcaaagaaaagagaaggggaatTTGGACGACCAGATTGCCACTGAAAGATCTAATCAGGTATTtttacagctgctgtgttttgtacGTGTACTGCTAGCTTCTGAGGTATAACTAACTATTGTACTATAACCAGTAATTAGTGAGAAATATGCCTCCAGATAATTTTGCGTGGTGAAAAGACTATAATGGCAATCTCTAAAGAACTGATTGCCTAAGCTGAGGGTTGAAGCAGTTGTCAGTCACTTGGCTTCTGGCTGTCCCTGACTTTTTTTTGAGATGATGTGAAGAGGGCATTTCCAACCTCAGCAGCTCCCTGATGGCAATTCTTGCCTGCATGCACAGCAGGCAGATACCTTCCTGAGACTGAAAAACGTGTGCATCACTAGatggtgctgtgtttttgaAGGTGATATGTGATGACTGCTGGAAGCATCTAAGTCACAAAATAAGGAGTAACTTTTTTAAAGTAGCATTTCTATTAACAACTCTACGGCACGTGGCTTTGCATGAGTAGCACAGAGCTACAGAAAGTTGGTTAGGAAAGAGCAGGTCAAAATGTCTTACCTATTTTTGCTCTGGGGTTCCCCTCTGCCCTCCCACTCTAAGACGATGCTTCTCTCCAGCAGGCGTGTTTAGACAAAGTGCTTCATGATAGAAAAGGGGCAGAAATGTCCCTGGTGGGGGAGGTGCAAACACCTGGATTTTGTCACACAGTGTTGTGGCTTTACAGCATCGTCACCTCAGTTGAAGCTTTGCAGCATAGGGTAAAGAGTGTTGTTCCACTCTTCCAGAAATCACGGCGGGTTGCAGTGATGAAGTAATTCATGAAAATACCATAAGTGGGTAAAATCAGAAGGGACGAGTAGGATGCTATAGCACTGCATGGCGTCGTTCTGTCGCATGGTTTTGTGGTGTAGTGGTAAGGCTGTGTCTCAGATGGTTGTGGACCAATGCTTTTGTGGTACTCGCACACATAGGTCACTTGCACTCTGAACACACAAGGAGCACTTCTAAAGGAAACTCAATCACGTTAAAACGACCTCTGAGAAACAGACAGAGGTGGGGTTGGTGTGAGAAGAAAGGACTGTACAAGGCACTTGAAACTTCCAGTATTCTTATACTTGGTATAATTGATAGGCAGGAAACTTGATAGACTTTGATGTATGTAATAACTAGCTAACCTTGTCCAGCGGGGACTTCCCTGTTGAAGAGAAATTTCAGAGGCAAGTACTAGCTGATTCTAGGGAATTTTGTACAAAAGTGTTCTATATTACTCACATACACTGgggctttttttaaagcagatgtCACaactgtataaaaaaaaaagtggtatcCTTTCAGTCAACTTagaaatttctattaaaaagcTGCTTACTTTCTTGTAGTAGCCAAAATTGACAGTAGTAGCAGAGCAAGATGAAGACATGTATGTGCCCTTTCATGCATTTCCCCACTTCAAATACATCATTTCCAATACCTTCATGTAAACTGCCAGGTGCTGTTGGCAGCACTGAGGCCCTTTGGCACGGGAGCTGTGTGTTACTGGCCTTGTTGCTTTGGGGGCCTGGAGTGCGACATGATTTTATGAGACCACACGGACATATTTAAAAGCAGTACCGAGGTAGTAACAAAACTGATTACATTGTGCTTATTAAGATGAAAAGCTGTAAGCTATCCTCTTAGTATGCATGTGTTTGTGTTACTGATAGCAAGTACTTATAAAAGAAATTACCTCCAGTTTCACAGCATAGCTAAATAACACTTTCTTTATCTGAAAGTTACAGGTATTAGACAATGAAACTTCACTTCAAGCTCTCATCTGCAAACTACAAGATGAAAATAGAATGTTAAAGCAAAAAGTAGCTCATGTGAGTACTTTATTttgtacaaaatgaaaatttcattattttgaattaCAGTATTTGGATTAACTAGGCCCTTCCCATTCCAAACTTATAGGCCAGTTTAATGCAATTCCCAGATAGTTTTACTCCTCTCAGTGTGGCAGTCTTTGTTCTCTTGGCCAAGAACAGCTTATTATGTTATCTGaaatctatttttgttgttaaaaatacactgcagaaggaaatggctTTCTTGTTCCTTCCCTGCATCAATATTCCACTCCAGAAGAATGGCACTGGTCCAAGGGTGACCACCAACCCTTCCCGTTCCATATGATTTAATGCTGTCTCTATGACTTGGCAGATGGAAGACTCAGCTTATAGCATAATGACCTTCCACTCTCCCATGGAATGGCTCATTGATGCACAGTGGTTGAGTCAGCATATTATATACTACATATGTAGAGAAATTAGGTCCTGCCCATGTAGACAATCTGTGAAAGCTTGGATGTTTGCACCTTCATGTTGTGATGCTACTGGGTGGTCTTTCAGGTGGAAGACTTAAATGCAAAATGGCAGAAGTACGACGCTAGTAGAGATGAGTATGTGAAGCGCCTGCACTTGCAGCTGAAAGAGCTGAAgtcacagctggagcagcagcacagcacaccttCAGCACAAACCAGTTCTGAGCTGATGCAAAAGGAGATACTCCGGCTAAACaagctgctggaagaaaaaatgaacgAGTGCAAAAAATCCAGGAGAGAATTGGAAGATGTGAAGAAGGCTAGAGAAGGAGATAGCGAGCGCATACAAATGCTGGAGCAACAGGTTcttagatgtttttttcctctagattTGGGAATTCCTTCTTTATATATGCAGACCtcaaatcttttccttttgccatTTGTCTTGCCTCATTTGGCTACTTAACAACACTTGGAGAAAGAAACCCTACTTAAAGAATTACATGCAGTTCTGTTgccattaaaatattatttttattttctacaagATATTACAAAAATCTAagatgtaaaaaagaaaaactgccttTAAAGCAAAGATATGATAGAAATGAACATACTGAGATTTGGGAAATAAgtgctttcaaagaaagaatCTCAGCTTCAACTACTTAATCTCACCTGCTATACTCTTACTAAAATATGAACATAATTCTTTTTCAGGTCCTAGTTTATAAAGATGATTTCACATCAGAGAGATCAGACAGGGAACGAGCACAGAGTAAAATACAAGAACTTCAGCTAGAAGTTTCATGTCTGCAACACCAGCTAGCAAGAAGGCAAGAAGGCAAGAAGGTAAACAAGCAATACAACAGTTTTTTCAAATAAGAGCATCTCATCTACAATGTacttttaagaaaacattatttaaaaaatcctaGTACTTCTAAAACCATGTCAGTTCAGTGCAGCTATCACAAGCCATTGCtttgtagttttgttttgtagtaAAAATGCATCCTACTACATACTCTTTCCAGCccattttccctcttttcattGACCACAGTAATTGTAAATTGTTATAAGGAAGACAGGGAAAACTGACTTTTGTAACAGCGGTGTCTTTAAAGTATCATGCCAGCTCTGTCCTGTTTTCTACAAGCCTGCTTgactttttcttaataaaactaaaaatgtcACCTATTCTATTTCCAAATCTTCAGGTAAAGACAAACACGGTGTTTCAGATTAAGGTGGTAACATTATTTTGGAGATatacttctacttttttttttttcttcaagagctcttctttctctttctaggACTCCAGAGACACAAGTAGTCGTTTCAGAGTTCACACTGGTAACCAGAATCATATGCATGTACAGACAAAAGTTGAACACCTACGAGGCAGCAGCCCAGGCCAACCAGGTGCAAGAAGAACAGGCTCACAGTCTGAACAGCCTTCCCCACCTGCTGACAATGGAAAGTCAGGATCAGAGGGCAGGGCACAGGGTGAACTTAGGTGTCCTCATTGTATGAGATTTTTCAGTGATGAACTCAGTGATGAGTTTCTCAAGCACGTTACGGAATGTTGCCAATGACAATGTGATGTGAGGCACATAAATCAATCACTACTCTACAGACAGTAAAACTTGGCCCATCTCCTATACTCCTAACCAGAGTAATTCAGATGGACAGCTGTTAGGAACTAGGAGGATGAACAGGATCTACCTCTTATTTGACTTCACCTTCTTGTGGACTGTATGGAAGACttagagaaaaagcaaaatgttcttGTGAAGAATTTAACAGCTGCGAGCAACGCAAGCGTAATGCAACTTCTACTAcaaactaaagaaaacaaaatgtagtggTAGCTGGCTTTCGACTCCAGTTTGACTCTTGAGTCTAATTGTTCACAACAGTCTGAAGGCTTGTGGAAAAAGTCACTGAGCTTGGAAACATCATTCTCTTGCAAACAGCACATGCTGAAGAATGGAGGAGTTTGGCATAAGATAAGAAAAATCTTCTTGTACTTTATCTGGATTTCAAGTGAAagtattttcttggaaattgAAGCTGAACTTTCAAACATCCTACCTGAAAATCCTTGTGTTCAACTAAAATCTggagaagtaaagaaaaaattcaaggGCTGGTTATTGACTAACGCTGGCCTGtctttttttgcacagaaacaaTGTACagggatatttatttttttttctgtgccatAAATAATTCACATGTTTGCAAAAGTATTTGTGTAATTATTGACTGTATTCCAATTTGACTTaagtatttttataataaaagtGATTGTGCAGTCGCTTTACTGTATCAGTAGTCAAAACTATCTTTTAGGATATTAAAGTGTAAAAGAGTCTGTTACTTGGTGGCTAACTAAATGTCATGGTTTCAGGTATGAGTTATTCTGTTCCTGCAGCGATAACCAGCGTCTCAAACTATATTCAAATATGTTGAAAATAACTCATTTCAGAGGACAAATGACATTTCAGATGCATGAGAACACAGTTAATGCCCTACCCTGCTGCACAACCTTTGTGGCTGTGCCATTGCTAGCTTAAATTTTTTCATGTCTGCACTGGAGTCTCTCAGCTGTATGAGGAAGTTGTTTTGAGAAGAAAGATTAGACATAACAATGTCTACACACAGGGACTGGAGGGTTTTTCTCAGCCATAGCTCCCAGTATTTCTTAATAGGTCAGAGCTGGATGGTGTGCAGACAAATACACTAAAGAAATCCACCCACCTTACTTTAACACCACCCATCTTCTGCCTTGCTTCCTTTTCAGTAGTGCACTTGAAGAGGACCGTGCATTTGCTCAGTctctatttgtattttttttctcccccctctTACTTCCAGTAATTGCTAGGATTTCCTACAGCATCACCATCTCTTGGTCTCCCAAACAGAAAAGTTTCTCCTGCTGAACAGCAACTTGCTAGGAGTCCAGTctccaatttatttttccccGCAGCACTAAATTTTCATCAGTTTTCCTCTCCGTTTCCAAGTAGTTTCAACGTAAGTGAACAAAGTGTTCTTTGCTGTGGTCCAGGTTCACAAAGCAGGAGAGGAAACAGTACATTCCTCTTTCCCCAACATGCATAATGAAGCACCACAGCAGTTCTGTCTGTATGATTAACATCTGGATGGttacagcacagctggagcaaCTAGAACCACACAGAGGGAAAGCTGCTCTCTTAGGAtgagagggaaagaaatgtCCCTTCCTTGGGACAGCAGTAGTCTTATGGCCTGGAGCCAATCCTTGAGCAAGACATGTCAGAAATTCTGGGATGCACAGTTAAAGACAGAACCATCTTCTCTAAGCACATCTTAAATCTGCTTTTTCACCATTCTTTTACAGCCCAAAGGGAGATGATGATTTCTGCCAATACTGCCTTACTGCAATTACCAGAAACAGACACATGGACATGCAGTGTGCAGGTGCAGTGTTTTTGTTACTGATCTACTCTATCTCATTGTAAGCCCACGATTGCTAGTTTGGTTTTCCCATCACAGCATACATAAATGtgcagagatttttctttttttttcctgtaaggtGACCATTTTAAACATTGCCTTTTAAGGTCTTAGAGATCAGATGCAGCACAC
The Lagopus muta isolate bLagMut1 chromosome 4, bLagMut1 primary, whole genome shotgun sequence genome window above contains:
- the TNIP2 gene encoding LOW QUALITY PROTEIN: TNFAIP3-interacting protein 2 (The sequence of the model RefSeq protein was modified relative to this genomic sequence to represent the inferred CDS: deleted 1 base in 1 codon) codes for the protein MQLAGLPLAPEDGEKGRRRERSSSPVMCSVSEAGSADPLVARFRQVEETLEKLHRENRSLKSKVPRYNALCTLYHESAQQLKHLQLQLAAKEATVRELRSSLARQQQQQQQAGVGEAGAEPARSLVESLLEQLGQARERLRDSERLSALRVEALSQEVQKLNQQLEEKNTEIEKMINQPPYEKEREILRLQKSLAEREKAQATSDVLCRSLTDETHQLQRKLASTAEMCQHLAKCLEEKQRKEKGNLDDQIATERSNQLQVLDNETSLQALICKLQDENRMLKQKVAHVEDLNAKWQKYDASRDEYVKRLHLQLKELKSQLEQQHSTPSAQTSSELMQKEILRLNKLLEEKMNECKKSRRELEDVKKAREGDSERIQMLEQQVLVYKDDFTSERSDRERAQSKIQELQLEVSCLQHQLARRQEGKKDSRDTSSRFRVHTGNQNHMHVQTKVEHLRGSSQANQVQEEQAHSLNSLPHLLTMESQDQRAGHRVNLGVLIV